A window of Bradyrhizobium sp. AZCC 1610 contains these coding sequences:
- the tnpB gene encoding IS66 family insertion sequence element accessory protein TnpB (TnpB, as the term is used for proteins encoded by IS66 family insertion elements, is considered an accessory protein, since TnpC, encoded by a neighboring gene, is a DDE family transposase.), with product MIPLPQGVRVWLATGHTDMRKGFASLSLLVQEVLRRDPLSGHLFCFRGRRGDLLKVIWHDGQGACLFTKRLERGRFLWPSVADGAITISPAQLGYLLSGIDWRHPQESWRPTSVG from the coding sequence ATGATCCCACTTCCGCAGGGGGTGCGGGTCTGGCTCGCGACCGGCCACACCGATATGAGGAAGGGGTTTGCGAGCCTGTCGTTGCTGGTGCAGGAGGTGCTGCGGCGCGATCCGCTGAGCGGTCATCTGTTCTGCTTCCGGGGACGTCGGGGCGATCTGTTGAAGGTGATCTGGCACGACGGCCAAGGCGCGTGCCTGTTCACGAAGCGGCTGGAGCGAGGCCGCTTTTTGTGGCCGAGCGTGGCGGACGGCGCGATAACGATCTCTCCGGCGCAGCTCGGCTATCTGCTGTCGGGGATCGATTGGCGCCATCCGCAGGAAAGTTGGCGTCCGACGTCGGTGGGATGA